A genome region from Wielerella bovis includes the following:
- a CDS encoding ABC transporter permease subunit, producing the protein MKMSSVNIKRRKRLGARIVTGIPFMWLFLLVLIPFFIVFKISFAETAYSIPPFTPLFDEEGKWHIVYQNYQDIFADFWSSLGAMLNPFDGGNRGDNIYLLTYWLSIKTALMTTLICLLLGYPMAYAISRANPSIRNALLLAIMLPFWTSFLLRVYAWMGLLTTNGIINNFLMKWDIISEPLDMFYNSFSLILVMVYAYLPFMILPLYTQLVKLDKRLLEAAADLGAHPIKAFLTITLPMSKSGIIAGSMLVFIPSVGEYVVPELVGGPDNLMIGKVLWQAFSDQNNWPLAAAIAVVMVILLVLPIGVQQYFDNRETAKGGK; encoded by the coding sequence CTGAAAATGTCTTCTGTAAACATTAAACGCCGTAAACGACTTGGAGCAAGAATTGTTACTGGCATACCATTTATGTGGCTGTTTTTGCTGGTTTTAATTCCGTTCTTTATCGTATTTAAAATCAGTTTTGCAGAAACCGCATATAGTATCCCACCTTTTACCCCTTTATTTGATGAAGAGGGTAAATGGCACATCGTTTACCAAAATTATCAGGATATTTTTGCGGATTTTTGGTCATCGCTGGGTGCAATGCTCAATCCATTTGATGGTGGCAATCGTGGCGACAATATTTATTTGCTAACGTATTGGTTATCTATTAAAACCGCGTTGATGACCACTCTTATTTGCTTATTGCTGGGTTATCCGATGGCATATGCCATTTCGCGTGCGAATCCATCTATCCGCAATGCTTTATTGTTGGCGATTATGTTGCCATTCTGGACATCATTCCTATTGCGTGTCTATGCTTGGATGGGTTTACTTACCACCAATGGCATCATCAACAATTTTTTGATGAAATGGGATATTATCAGCGAACCATTGGATATGTTCTACAACAGTTTTTCCCTGATATTGGTTATGGTGTATGCCTACTTACCATTTATGATTTTGCCGTTGTACACGCAATTAGTAAAATTGGATAAACGCTTATTGGAAGCCGCTGCCGATTTAGGTGCGCACCCAATCAAAGCATTTTTAACCATTACTTTGCCCATGTCCAAATCAGGCATTATTGCAGGTTCCATGTTGGTATTTATTCCATCGGTAGGCGAATATGTGGTTCCCGAATTGGTTGGAGGACCAGATAACTTAATGATTGGTAAAGTATTGTGGCAAGCATTCTCCGACCAAAATAACTGGCCATTAGCTGCTGCGATTGCCGTTGTTATGGTGATATTATTGGTTTTACCGATTGGCGTGCAGCAATATTTTGACAATCGTGAAACCGCGAAAGGAGGCAAATGA
- a CDS encoding ABC transporter permease subunit, with the protein MMSNRMSPFLKIMLFAGLAFLYIPLIILVIYSFNDSKLVTVWGGFTTEWYGKLLKNDQILSAAWLSLKIAVTSSLAAVALGTLAGYALARIKRFRGNTLFAGMVSAPMVMPDVITGLSMLLLIMQVQMLLQGALGNDVAWLDRGFFTIFLGHTTLCMAYITVVIRSRLTELDQSLEEAAMDLGARPLKIFFVITLPLIAPAIASGFLLGVTLSLDDVVITSFLSGPGSATLPQVIFSKIRLGLDPQMNVLATIFIGVVGTLVIMMNYIMMRQATKREYEMAAAYKAEQKALEELSA; encoded by the coding sequence ATGATGAGCAATAGAATGTCTCCATTTTTAAAAATCATGCTGTTTGCAGGATTGGCATTTTTATACATTCCGTTGATTATTTTGGTTATTTACTCGTTTAACGATTCCAAATTAGTAACAGTTTGGGGTGGTTTTACGACTGAATGGTACGGCAAGTTGCTAAAAAATGACCAAATTTTAAGCGCAGCTTGGTTGTCATTGAAAATTGCGGTAACGTCTTCACTGGCAGCGGTAGCATTGGGTACACTAGCAGGTTATGCCTTGGCGCGGATTAAGCGTTTTCGTGGTAATACCTTGTTTGCAGGAATGGTTTCTGCGCCAATGGTGATGCCAGATGTAATTACAGGCTTGTCTATGTTGTTGCTGATTATGCAAGTGCAAATGTTATTGCAAGGTGCATTGGGTAACGATGTTGCGTGGCTCGACCGAGGATTTTTCACGATTTTCTTGGGGCACACTACGCTCTGTATGGCGTATATCACAGTTGTGATTCGTTCGCGTTTGACAGAACTCGACCAATCTTTGGAAGAAGCTGCGATGGATTTGGGCGCACGTCCCTTAAAAATCTTCTTCGTGATTACTTTGCCATTGATTGCACCTGCCATTGCATCGGGTTTCTTGCTTGGCGTAACTTTATCGCTAGATGACGTGGTAATTACATCATTCTTGTCGGGTCCTGGTTCAGCCACTTTGCCACAAGTGATTTTTTCCAAAATCCGTTTGGGTCTTGATCCACAAATGAACGTATTGGCAACTATTTTCATTGGCGTAGTTGGAACATTGGTCATTATGATGAACTATATAATGATGCGCCAAGCTACCAAACGCGAATATGAAATGGCAGCGGCATATAAAGCTGAACAAAAAGCTTTAGAAGAATTGTCAGCCTAA
- the msbA gene encoding lipid A export permease/ATP-binding protein MsbA, which produces MISKLTFGLFSEKDAHNFMRLMSYVKPFKGRIFLALLAIIGVAFTESYLAAFIAPLVNQGFAPPAEIPATQEVTGIINTLNNWKNQFNHMIWGTENKVWIVPIFFLSLITIRGVCRFASSYLLSWVSVVAISHVRRDMFNKMLSLSSKYHQETPSGTVLMNIVQMTEVAISNASNVFIVLTRDTLIVIGLVCVLLYLNWQLSLIVLLMFPVLSLLSRYYRNRLKSIIANAQASIGILNNVVNEVHQGHRVVKLFGGHQQAMTRFLDINQTIVRLGKKMVQASAARSPFSELIASVALAIVIFIALWQSQNGVTTIGEFMAFIVAMLQMLSPIKNLANISIPMQAMFLASDTVCQFLDTQPEKDTGVKALNQVSGSLKFENVVVQYTAENKKALDNFNLTIQAGEKIALVGRSGSGKTTVVNLLPRFVTPSAGKITLDGVDIEDVKLNNLRTQFALVSQETFLFDDTLLANVQYSRPEASEEEVLRALEAANLLDLVKQHPDGLQQKIGANGSNLSGGQRQRVSIARAILKDAPILLLDEATSALDNESEHLVQQALERLMHGRTSIIVAHRLTTIEQADRIIVMDEGKIVEQGSHIELMATHGYYAKLWNMNDVNG; this is translated from the coding sequence ATGATTAGTAAACTAACTTTTGGCTTATTCTCAGAAAAAGATGCGCATAACTTTATGCGTTTAATGTCCTATGTCAAACCATTTAAGGGACGGATTTTTCTCGCATTATTGGCGATTATAGGCGTGGCCTTTACCGAAAGTTATTTAGCCGCCTTTATTGCACCTTTGGTCAATCAAGGATTTGCACCACCAGCAGAAATACCTGCTACTCAAGAAGTAACAGGTATTATCAATACACTCAACAACTGGAAAAATCAATTTAATCACATGATTTGGGGTACAGAAAACAAAGTCTGGATTGTGCCCATTTTCTTTCTCTCACTCATTACGATACGCGGCGTGTGCCGTTTTGCCAGCAGTTATTTGTTATCATGGGTTTCGGTAGTGGCGATTAGTCATGTACGCCGCGATATGTTTAACAAAATGTTGTCTTTATCCTCAAAATATCATCAAGAAACACCGTCGGGTACAGTATTAATGAATATTGTGCAAATGACAGAGGTGGCGATTAGCAATGCAAGTAATGTGTTCATTGTTTTAACGCGTGATACATTGATTGTCATTGGCTTAGTCTGCGTTTTGTTGTATTTAAACTGGCAATTAAGTCTGATTGTGCTGCTGATGTTTCCTGTGTTGTCCTTATTATCACGCTATTATCGCAACCGATTAAAAAGCATCATTGCCAATGCACAAGCCAGTATTGGCATACTCAATAATGTTGTCAATGAAGTGCATCAAGGTCATCGTGTTGTCAAATTATTTGGTGGACATCAACAAGCGATGACTCGTTTTTTGGATATTAATCAAACAATTGTGAGATTAGGCAAAAAAATGGTGCAAGCATCAGCTGCACGCTCTCCATTTAGCGAATTAATCGCTTCCGTAGCATTAGCAATCGTTATTTTTATTGCCCTGTGGCAAAGTCAAAATGGTGTTACTACGATTGGTGAGTTCATGGCATTTATTGTTGCTATGCTACAAATGTTAAGTCCAATCAAGAATTTAGCTAATATCAGCATTCCCATGCAAGCCATGTTTTTAGCATCGGATACTGTATGCCAATTTCTAGATACGCAGCCTGAAAAAGACACAGGTGTAAAAGCATTAAACCAAGTTTCAGGCAGCCTAAAATTTGAAAATGTCGTTGTGCAATATACCGCAGAAAACAAAAAAGCATTGGATAATTTTAATCTGACCATTCAAGCAGGAGAAAAAATCGCACTGGTTGGACGTTCAGGCAGCGGTAAAACCACCGTTGTTAATTTATTACCTCGCTTTGTAACCCCTAGTGCTGGAAAAATTACATTAGATGGCGTGGACATTGAAGATGTGAAATTGAACAATTTACGCACCCAATTTGCTTTGGTATCACAAGAAACCTTTTTGTTTGATGATACTTTGCTAGCAAACGTACAATACAGTCGTCCAGAAGCCAGCGAAGAAGAAGTATTACGCGCACTAGAAGCTGCCAATTTGCTGGATTTAGTCAAACAACACCCAGATGGCTTGCAACAAAAAATTGGTGCAAATGGCAGCAATTTATCAGGTGGACAACGCCAACGCGTTTCTATTGCGCGTGCTATTTTAAAAGACGCACCAATTTTATTATTAGACGAAGCCACCAGCGCATTAGACAATGAGTCCGAACATTTGGTACAACAAGCATTGGAACGCTTAATGCACGGTCGTACCAGCATTATTGTCGCCCATCGCTTAACCACGATTGAACAAGCCGACCGCATTATTGTGATGGATGAAGGTAAA